One stretch of Tepidibacter hydrothermalis DNA includes these proteins:
- a CDS encoding M1 family metallopeptidase, whose product MLIVLSKKKFLKLFIVLFLLFSIITCFEKIDLQAFKGEKKDNLNSYTINASFDDKLKNLSCNQNIVYVNNTQNNLNELYFHIYPNAFSKEEYAPFVKSELKEAYPNGFSEGHIKIKSILSNKAKLNYSISGEKEDILMVKLNKELKPSEKIDVYIEYDVKLPNSIGRFGYGDNTINITNWYPIACVYDERGWNKKGYEKIGDPFYSNISDFDVSINIPNKYKIASTGIIKSKKKENNRNIFKVDAKNVRDFAFILSDKFTILSTNIKDTNIYSYFFDEKYGKEALEVAKDSLVVFNDLFGKYPYKTYSVVESDFFIGGMEYPNLVMIDKGLYDQNSKFYLEYVVAHETAHQWWYSLVGNDEISEPWLDEALTEYSTILYFEQKYGKEVKDRLIKNMKVRTITKQSKHIFKSTTEFDNSIDYSLCVYSKGALMIDNIRKKVGDDVFFDTLRKYYNENIYKNVTSSQFMNMWEEEGVDTEKIMNGNN is encoded by the coding sequence TTGTTAATCGTTTTGAGCAAAAAAAAGTTTTTGAAGTTATTTATTGTATTATTTTTATTATTTTCTATAATAACGTGTTTTGAAAAAATAGATCTACAAGCATTTAAAGGTGAAAAAAAAGATAATTTAAATTCCTATACTATAAATGCATCTTTTGATGACAAGCTAAAGAATTTAAGCTGTAATCAAAATATAGTATATGTAAATAATACTCAAAATAATTTAAATGAATTATATTTTCATATATATCCTAATGCATTCTCTAAAGAGGAATATGCACCTTTTGTTAAAAGTGAATTAAAAGAGGCATATCCAAATGGTTTCAGTGAAGGTCATATAAAGATTAAAAGTATTTTAAGTAATAAAGCTAAATTAAACTATTCTATATCAGGAGAAAAAGAAGATATATTAATGGTTAAATTAAATAAGGAATTAAAGCCTTCTGAAAAAATAGATGTATATATAGAATATGATGTAAAATTGCCTAATTCAATAGGTAGATTTGGTTATGGGGATAATACTATAAATATAACAAATTGGTATCCAATAGCATGTGTGTACGATGAAAGAGGATGGAATAAGAAAGGATACGAAAAAATAGGAGATCCTTTTTATAGTAATATAAGTGACTTTGATGTTAGTATAAATATTCCAAATAAGTATAAAATAGCATCAACAGGTATAATAAAAAGCAAGAAAAAAGAAAATAATAGAAATATATTCAAAGTAGATGCTAAAAACGTAAGAGACTTTGCATTTATATTAAGTGATAAGTTTACTATATTATCGACTAATATAAAAGATACAAACATATATAGTTATTTTTTCGATGAAAAATATGGAAAAGAAGCTCTAGAGGTAGCTAAAGATTCTTTAGTAGTATTTAATGATTTATTTGGAAAATATCCATATAAAACTTACTCAGTTGTAGAATCTGATTTCTTTATAGGTGGAATGGAGTATCCTAATCTTGTTATGATTGATAAAGGCCTTTATGATCAAAATTCTAAATTTTATTTAGAGTATGTAGTTGCTCATGAAACAGCACATCAATGGTGGTATTCATTAGTTGGTAATGATGAGATAAGTGAACCTTGGCTTGATGAGGCATTGACAGAATACTCGACAATACTGTATTTTGAACAGAAATATGGAAAAGAAGTAAAAGATAGACTCATAAAGAATATGAAAGTTAGAACTATAACTAAACAGAGCAAACATATATTTAAAAGCACGACAGAATTTGATAATTCTATAGATTACAGTTTATGCGTATACAGCAAAGGTGCACTTATGATAGATAATATAAGGAAAAAAGTTGGAGATGATGTATTTTTTGACACATTAAGGAAATACTATAATGAAAATATATATAAAAATGTTACAAGTTCTCAATTTATGAAT
- a CDS encoding DnaD domain protein yields MFFKEINEIDLGETPIDNIFIDIFMPMANGTYVKVYLLAYKYAFDASKAEVSNQTLAKNLNIPLSDVLSAWDFWEDKKIIKKHFKEEDQQWDYSVEFLNLKKLYIENIIKTNDPKKEKTTPNELISVTQNPNITKLFNYINEIISRPLVPNEKIQILDIMDRYNMGPDMIKSAYAYSKQKRGIKSIKYVEGIIRNWYDNKIYTIEDLEQHFAKNTERFGLYKKVFKELGFYREPTMEERRIMDKWLDEFKFSNDLIAFACSKSKNTSNPTISYIDAILKNWNDKGFKTYQDIKDYDSKRSERLEIYKIIFEALGFKKPPSKEEIRTMDKWINDMNLPMDLVLHACSKSKNTSNPSINYIDAILNDWNKKGFETIEQTEQEVKAKKYEPKSYSAPKTKFHNFDQRTSSYTPEELERILMEKQKKRFK; encoded by the coding sequence ATGTTTTTTAAAGAAATTAATGAAATAGATTTAGGAGAAACTCCTATTGATAATATATTTATAGATATATTTATGCCAATGGCTAATGGTACATACGTAAAAGTTTATTTATTAGCTTATAAATATGCCTTTGATGCATCAAAAGCGGAAGTATCAAATCAGACCTTGGCTAAGAATTTAAATATACCTCTGTCAGATGTTTTATCAGCTTGGGATTTTTGGGAAGACAAAAAAATAATAAAAAAACACTTTAAAGAAGAAGACCAACAGTGGGATTATTCTGTTGAGTTTTTAAATTTGAAGAAACTATATATAGAAAATATTATTAAAACTAATGATCCTAAAAAAGAGAAAACAACTCCTAATGAGCTTATATCTGTAACTCAAAACCCTAATATAACTAAGCTTTTTAATTATATAAATGAAATTATAAGTAGACCGTTAGTTCCAAATGAAAAAATACAAATATTAGATATAATGGACAGATATAATATGGGACCAGACATGATAAAAAGTGCTTATGCTTATTCTAAGCAAAAAAGAGGTATAAAGAGTATAAAATATGTAGAAGGAATAATAAGAAATTGGTATGACAATAAGATATATACAATTGAAGATTTGGAACAACACTTTGCAAAAAATACAGAAAGATTTGGTTTGTACAAAAAAGTTTTTAAAGAGCTAGGTTTTTATAGAGAGCCTACAATGGAAGAAAGAAGAATTATGGATAAATGGCTGGATGAATTTAAATTTTCTAATGATTTGATAGCTTTTGCTTGTTCAAAATCTAAGAATACCTCCAATCCAACTATATCTTATATAGATGCTATCCTTAAGAATTGGAATGACAAAGGCTTTAAAACTTATCAAGATATAAAAGATTATGATTCAAAGCGCTCTGAAAGATTAGAAATATACAAAATTATATTCGAAGCGCTAGGATTTAAAAAACCACCTTCTAAAGAAGAAATACGAACTATGGATAAGTGGATAAATGATATGAATCTTCCTATGGACTTAGTATTACACGCTTGCTCTAAATCTAAGAATACATCTAACCCATCTATAAACTATATAGACGCTATTTTAAATGATTGGAATAAAAAAGGATTTGAAACAATTGAACAAACTGAGCAAGAAGTTAAAGCTAAGAAATACGAGCCTAAGTCTTATAGTGCTCCAAAAACTAAATTCCATAATTTTGATCAGAGAACATCTAGTTATACTCCAGAAGAATTAGAACGAATTCTTATGGAGAAACAAAAAAAGAGATTTAAGTAG
- a CDS encoding ATP-binding protein — MNNDKLREIFIKYENNRDRAKLDLEMRKNKVYNKIPQMKDIDDKIFQIGLSLSKSVLMNEDDREKIVQKCKIEMNSLKKQKQDLLTQHKIPSDYLQMQYKCNNCKDKGFKPDGSKCECLKQELIKDAYKISNFSKLIEKENFDTFDMNLFSEEKIDSEGISQKENMLNIYSLCESFTLNFDEANGENLLFYGQTGVGKTFMCSCIAKRLLDKGYTILYETSYNVVELLQNYRFEKSHTFEDKRNYKLLFECDLLIIDDLGTEMINSFTISEMFNIINSRLIDGKKTIISTNLSPIQMAATYTDRIFSRISSHYRFLKFIGEDLR; from the coding sequence ATGAATAATGATAAATTAAGAGAGATATTTATAAAATATGAAAACAATAGAGATAGAGCTAAATTAGATTTGGAGATGAGAAAAAATAAAGTTTATAACAAAATACCTCAAATGAAAGATATAGACGATAAGATATTTCAAATAGGTCTGTCTTTAAGTAAATCTGTATTAATGAATGAAGATGATAGAGAAAAAATAGTTCAAAAATGTAAAATAGAAATGAATAGTTTAAAAAAACAAAAACAAGATCTTCTAACTCAACATAAAATTCCATCAGATTATCTTCAAATGCAATATAAGTGTAATAACTGTAAGGATAAGGGATTTAAACCAGACGGAAGTAAATGTGAATGTTTAAAACAAGAATTAATTAAGGATGCATATAAGATATCTAATTTTTCAAAGCTTATTGAAAAGGAAAATTTCGATACATTCGATATGAATCTATTTTCTGAAGAAAAAATAGATTCTGAGGGAATATCTCAAAAAGAAAATATGTTGAATATATATTCTTTGTGTGAAAGCTTTACTCTAAACTTCGATGAAGCTAATGGTGAAAATTTATTATTTTATGGTCAAACTGGTGTTGGAAAGACTTTTATGTGTAGTTGTATAGCTAAAAGGCTTTTAGATAAGGGGTATACTATTCTTTATGAAACTTCATATAATGTAGTTGAACTTTTACAAAACTACAGATTTGAAAAAAGTCATACCTTTGAAGATAAAAGAAATTACAAGCTTTTATTTGAATGTGACCTTTTGATTATAGATGACCTAGGAACAGAAATGATAAATTCTTTCACTATAAGTGAGATGTTTAATATAATTAATTCTAGATTAATAGATGGTAAAAAAACTATAATATCTACCAATCTATCTCCTATACAAATGGCAGCTACTTATACGGATAGAATATTTTCTAGAATCTCTTCTCATTATAGATTTTTGAAATTTATAGGTGAAGATTTAAGATAA
- a CDS encoding ABC transporter ATP-binding protein, with product MKLKIEGLKYDIGKKKLLKGINLEVKNKSFVGLIGPNGCGKTTLLKNIYRYVSPKEGAVYIDNKNIYGLKNKELSKILAVVMQENNMEFDFTVKEIVTMGRFSSVGRFSSIDNNDEYLIENALDNVGMKEYGNRNFLSLSGGEKQRVMIAMALCQNTDIIVLDEPTNHLDIKYQVEIMHMLKQLGKTVFTTIHDMNIASSYCDYIYVMKQGEIVRHGTISEVFTEDMFREIFNVNAYIYTNPYNKKLNISYLQSS from the coding sequence ATGAAATTAAAAATAGAAGGTTTAAAGTATGATATAGGGAAAAAGAAGCTTTTAAAAGGAATAAATCTAGAAGTTAAGAATAAAAGTTTCGTAGGATTAATAGGACCTAATGGATGTGGAAAAACAACACTTCTTAAAAATATATATAGATATGTTTCTCCAAAAGAAGGGGCAGTATATATAGATAATAAAAATATATATGGATTAAAAAACAAGGAACTTTCTAAAATTTTAGCGGTAGTAATGCAGGAAAACAATATGGAATTTGATTTTACTGTAAAAGAAATAGTTACAATGGGTAGGTTTTCATCTGTTGGAAGATTTTCAAGCATAGATAATAATGATGAATACCTTATAGAAAACGCGCTTGATAATGTAGGTATGAAGGAATATGGTAATAGAAATTTTCTTAGTTTATCTGGAGGAGAAAAGCAAAGAGTCATGATAGCTATGGCACTGTGTCAAAATACAGATATTATAGTACTAGATGAACCTACTAACCATTTGGATATTAAATATCAGGTAGAAATAATGCATATGCTTAAACAACTAGGAAAGACTGTATTTACAACTATACATGATATGAATATAGCTTCTTCATATTGTGACTATATATATGTTATGAAGCAGGGAGAAATAGTTCGTCATGGAACAATAAGTGAAGTATTTACGGAGGATATGTTTAGAGAAATATTTAATGTAAATGCTTATATATACACAAATCCATACAATAAAAAGTTAAATATAAGTTATTTACAATCAAGCTAA
- a CDS encoding FecCD family ABC transporter permease: MEKVLESRKDNNLIFKFIFLLTILLLIGTVCITFGSVKIDVDVTYKSLINCLFNKEIFQPTWDINIENIIYKIRLPRILLSIISGGALALVGVLMQTLTRNSLADPYILGISAGASSGATIAIVLGAFSFLGSTQLATAFGAFLGALLSSYLVFYISGVTKIYSKTKLILTGVAVCSIFAAITTFVITYAKNDSLVKNAVFWSVGSLSGANYNQVKIALVILIIIMNISMVLTRDLDAMLLGESAAKNIGINTKLVIRFIMLASTLLTGTIVAFTGVIGFVGLIVPHIARSFVGSSHKKLIPFSVLIGGILLIITDTIARTVLSPEEIPIGVITAFLGGPFFLLLIRKNSYQFGGK, translated from the coding sequence GTGGAAAAGGTATTGGAAAGTAGAAAAGATAATAATCTAATATTTAAGTTTATATTCTTATTAACTATTTTACTGTTAATTGGAACCGTATGTATAACTTTTGGTTCAGTGAAGATAGATGTAGATGTAACGTATAAATCTTTAATAAACTGCTTATTTAATAAAGAAATATTTCAACCAACTTGGGATATTAATATAGAGAATATAATATATAAAATTAGGCTTCCAAGAATACTACTATCCATAATATCTGGGGGCGCACTTGCCCTCGTTGGAGTTTTAATGCAGACATTAACTAGAAACTCTTTAGCAGATCCATATATACTTGGAATTTCTGCTGGGGCATCTTCGGGTGCAACTATAGCTATAGTTCTTGGTGCTTTTAGTTTTTTAGGATCAACACAATTAGCAACAGCTTTTGGTGCGTTTTTAGGGGCACTGCTTTCTTCCTATTTAGTATTTTACATATCTGGAGTTACTAAAATATACTCTAAGACTAAATTAATACTTACAGGTGTGGCTGTATGTTCGATTTTTGCTGCTATTACAACTTTTGTAATAACTTATGCAAAAAATGATAGCCTTGTTAAAAATGCAGTATTTTGGAGTGTTGGAAGTCTATCTGGTGCAAATTATAATCAAGTTAAAATAGCTTTAGTTATACTTATAATAATTATGAATATATCAATGGTTTTAACTAGAGATTTAGATGCAATGCTTTTAGGAGAATCTGCTGCAAAAAATATAGGGATAAACACTAAATTAGTAATAAGATTTATAATGTTAGCCTCTACTTTGTTAACAGGAACTATAGTTGCTTTTACAGGAGTAATAGGGTTTGTTGGATTAATAGTACCTCATATAGCTAGATCATTTGTAGGGTCTTCTCATAAAAAGCTAATACCTTTTTCAGTTTTAATAGGAGGAATACTTTTAATCATAACAGATACTATAGCTAGAACCGTTTTATCTCCAGAGGAAATACCTATAGGGGTTATTACTGCATTTTTGGGAGGTCCATTCTTTCTTTTACTTATAAGAAAAAATTCCTATCAATTTGGGGGTAAGTAA
- a CDS encoding ABC transporter substrate-binding protein has protein sequence MNKKFLALGLSVFICLSGLVGCNSVDTNEEQTKKQEQSVEESLKLDFVQTSRHDDSVNKFSMVYDIKPNKSLAVTNAMIEMMLSLGLEDKMAGTSYAENNVLESLKPAYEKVPVMSKTYPSKEQIIANGVDFIIGWGGDFNDKGVGSIDWLNENNIKAYIPRSVESNATVDSIYEDFDNLGKIFDAEDKAEEVNNKIKAKLEEVNSKISNVDKKVKVMGYDSATNGAVVIGKGINNEIIKLAQGENIFGDIDKAYPEVTWEEVVKRNPDVMIVLEYSLETGGQTFEQKVKELKENPALQNINAIKNNRFIKLELVELYPGERVPLTVEKLAKEFYPENF, from the coding sequence ATGAACAAAAAATTTTTAGCATTGGGATTGTCAGTATTTATATGTTTAAGTGGTCTTGTAGGATGTAACAGTGTAGACACAAACGAAGAACAAACAAAAAAACAAGAACAATCTGTAGAAGAATCTTTAAAACTGGATTTTGTTCAAACAAGCAGACACGATGATAGTGTAAATAAATTTTCAATGGTATATGATATAAAACCAAACAAATCTTTAGCTGTTACAAATGCAATGATAGAAATGATGTTATCACTAGGGCTTGAAGATAAAATGGCAGGAACATCTTATGCAGAAAACAATGTTTTAGAGTCATTAAAACCCGCATATGAAAAAGTACCTGTAATGAGCAAAACATACCCTTCTAAAGAGCAAATTATTGCAAATGGAGTAGATTTCATAATTGGATGGGGAGGAGATTTTAATGATAAAGGCGTTGGAAGCATAGATTGGTTAAATGAAAACAATATAAAAGCATACATACCAAGATCAGTAGAATCCAATGCAACAGTTGATAGTATTTATGAAGATTTTGATAATCTGGGAAAAATATTTGATGCTGAAGATAAAGCAGAAGAAGTAAATAATAAAATAAAAGCTAAACTAGAAGAAGTAAATTCGAAAATATCAAATGTAGATAAAAAGGTAAAAGTAATGGGATATGATTCAGCAACTAATGGTGCTGTAGTAATTGGTAAAGGAATTAATAATGAGATAATAAAGTTAGCACAAGGTGAAAATATATTTGGAGATATAGATAAGGCATATCCAGAAGTAACTTGGGAAGAAGTAGTGAAAAGAAATCCAGACGTTATGATTGTTTTGGAATATTCATTAGAAACTGGTGGACAAACATTTGAGCAAAAGGTAAAGGAATTAAAGGAAAATCCTGCTCTTCAAAATATAAATGCAATAAAAAATAATAGATTTATAAAGTTAGAACTTGTAGAGCTTTATCCAGGAGAAAGAGTTCCTTTAACAGTTGAAAAACTAGCAAAAGAGTTCTATCCTGAAAACTTCTAA
- a CDS encoding adenylosuccinate synthase, whose amino-acid sequence MSSVAIVGSQWGDEGKGKIIDYLARKADVVVRGQGGNNAGHTLVVKDKKYALHLIPSGILNPKTINIIGNGVVFDPKGFLDEIKMLKKDNIDTKNIKISDRAHVIFEYHKKIDELAENSRGDNKIGTTKKGIGPCYMDKTERSGIRICDLLDEEIFKEKLKAQVEKKNEIIEKIYGGEKFDFEKLYQENLSYIKEIKEYVDDTSVILYNAIKEGKKVLFEGAQGTLLDLDLGTYPYVTSSHPTSGGFCVGSGIGPNMVKDVLGIVKAYTTRVGKGPFVTELFDETGDQIRTNGNEFGTTTGRPRRCGWFDSVIVRYAARVNGLTSISLMLLDVLSGFEKVKICTGYKLGDKVITEFPASLELIDKCEPIYEELDGWNEDITLATTFEELPVNAQKYVQRIEELTGVKASIISVGPKRTQTIIRQELL is encoded by the coding sequence ATGTCAAGTGTAGCAATAGTAGGATCTCAATGGGGAGACGAAGGAAAAGGTAAAATAATAGATTATTTAGCTAGAAAAGCAGATGTTGTAGTAAGAGGGCAAGGAGGAAACAATGCAGGACATACATTAGTAGTTAAAGACAAAAAATATGCACTTCATTTAATTCCTTCAGGAATATTAAATCCTAAAACTATAAACATAATAGGTAATGGTGTAGTATTTGATCCTAAGGGATTCTTAGATGAAATAAAGATGCTTAAAAAAGATAATATAGATACTAAAAATATAAAAATAAGTGATAGAGCACATGTTATATTTGAATATCACAAAAAAATAGATGAGTTAGCAGAAAACTCAAGAGGAGATAATAAAATAGGGACTACTAAAAAAGGAATAGGTCCTTGTTATATGGATAAAACAGAAAGATCTGGAATAAGAATATGTGATCTTTTAGATGAAGAAATATTTAAAGAAAAATTAAAAGCTCAAGTAGAGAAGAAGAATGAAATAATAGAAAAGATATACGGCGGAGAGAAATTCGACTTTGAAAAGTTATATCAAGAGAATTTATCATATATAAAAGAAATAAAAGAATATGTAGATGATACATCAGTAATACTATACAATGCTATAAAAGAAGGAAAAAAAGTATTATTTGAAGGAGCTCAAGGAACATTACTTGACTTAGATTTAGGAACGTATCCGTATGTAACTTCTTCTCATCCAACATCAGGAGGATTCTGTGTTGGATCAGGAATAGGACCAAACATGGTAAAGGATGTACTTGGAATAGTAAAGGCCTATACTACTAGAGTTGGAAAAGGACCATTTGTAACAGAATTATTTGATGAAACTGGAGATCAAATAAGAACGAATGGAAATGAGTTTGGAACAACTACTGGAAGACCTAGAAGATGTGGATGGTTTGATTCAGTAATAGTTAGATATGCTGCAAGAGTTAATGGACTTACATCTATATCTTTAATGCTTTTAGATGTATTAAGTGGATTTGAAAAAGTTAAGATATGTACAGGTTATAAATTAGGAGATAAAGTTATAACAGAATTCCCAGCATCATTAGAGCTTATAGATAAATGTGAGCCTATATATGAAGAGTTAGATGGATGGAATGAAGATATAACTTTAGCTACAACATTTGAAGAGCTTCCTGTAAATGCTCAGAAATATGTTCAAAGAATAGAAGAGTTAACAGGAGTAAAGGCTAGCATAATATCTGTTGGACCTAAGAGAACTCAAACTATTATCAGACAAGAATTATTATAA
- a CDS encoding ferritin-like domain-containing protein, with translation MNLYLNELELLKVARDIEEEGFRFYTQSMENAQNEDIKKIFKLLADEERAHANLFSKIYSYAKEENLNDDDYIFDEQTSAYLKAISDTAIFNTKGLTNDRINDVKDSKDALIIGMQAEKDAILFYTNLLKVAKYEQTKKYLKQLIEEENGHLENLINIYKAI, from the coding sequence ATGAACTTATACTTAAATGAACTTGAATTATTGAAGGTAGCTAGAGACATTGAAGAAGAGGGATTTAGATTTTATACACAATCCATGGAAAATGCACAAAATGAAGATATAAAAAAAATATTTAAATTATTAGCAGATGAAGAAAGAGCACATGCTAATTTATTCTCAAAAATATATTCATATGCTAAAGAAGAAAATCTAAATGATGATGATTATATATTTGATGAACAAACATCAGCTTACTTAAAAGCTATAAGTGATACAGCTATATTTAATACTAAAGGATTAACTAATGACAGAATAAATGATGTTAAAGACTCTAAAGATGCTTTAATAATTGGAATGCAGGCTGAAAAAGATGCTATACTTTTCTATACTAATCTTTTAAAAGTTGCAAAATATGAACAAACTAAGAAATATTTAAAGCAGCTTATTGAAGAAGAAAATGGACATTTAGAGAATTTAATAAATATATATAAAGCTATATAG
- the dnaB gene encoding replicative DNA helicase codes for MDQTGRIPPHSIDAEQSILGSILLDKDAVVAVSEVIKPEDFYKEAHKEIYEAVLGLYRNSEPIDIITLTEEMKKRNTLDIAGGITYLTQLSTVVPTTSNVKNYANIVKEKAILRKLIKASSDILDIGYNNAEGVNNTLEIAQKKIFDISQEKTGNSFKSIGEVLMTAYDSLEDLYKNKGKITGITTGFIDLDRKTNGLQRTDLVLIAARPAMGKTAFSLNLVQNAAMKDKVSAAVFSLEMSKEQLIQRMLSAQSHVELNKLKTGNLDEDDWPKLIEAMAALSKADIYIDDTPGITVMEMRSKCRRLKMEKGLDFIMIDYLQLMEGDTQGESRQQEISKISRSLKILAKELNCPVIALSQLSRAPELRADHRPILSDLRESGAIEQDADIVMFLYRDEYYHPDSEKKSIGEIIIAKHRHGETGTVELAWLGEFQKFHNLSRNM; via the coding sequence ATGGATCAAACAGGAAGGATTCCTCCTCATAGCATAGATGCTGAACAGTCTATTTTGGGATCTATATTACTTGATAAAGATGCTGTTGTGGCAGTTTCAGAGGTAATAAAACCAGAGGATTTTTATAAAGAAGCACATAAAGAAATTTATGAAGCTGTATTGGGCCTTTATAGAAACAGTGAGCCTATAGACATAATAACATTGACAGAGGAAATGAAAAAGAGAAATACTCTTGATATTGCAGGTGGAATCACTTATTTAACTCAGTTATCAACTGTTGTACCAACCACATCAAATGTTAAAAACTATGCAAATATAGTCAAAGAAAAGGCTATACTGAGAAAGCTTATAAAGGCTTCTTCTGATATTCTTGATATAGGATATAACAATGCCGAGGGTGTTAATAATACTCTTGAAATAGCTCAGAAGAAGATATTTGATATATCACAAGAAAAAACAGGTAATAGCTTTAAGTCTATAGGTGAAGTTCTTATGACTGCATATGATAGCTTAGAGGATCTTTATAAGAATAAGGGTAAGATAACTGGAATTACAACTGGATTCATAGATCTTGATAGAAAAACTAATGGACTTCAAAGAACAGATTTGGTTTTAATAGCTGCTCGTCCCGCTATGGGAAAGACAGCTTTTTCTCTTAATTTAGTTCAAAATGCAGCTATGAAGGATAAGGTATCTGCAGCTGTATTTAGTCTCGAGATGTCAAAGGAACAGTTAATTCAACGTATGTTGTCTGCTCAATCTCATGTAGAGCTTAATAAACTAAAGACTGGTAATTTAGATGAGGATGATTGGCCGAAGCTTATAGAGGCTATGGCAGCCTTATCTAAAGCAGACATATATATAGATGATACTCCTGGTATAACTGTAATGGAGATGAGATCAAAATGTAGAAGACTTAAGATGGAAAAAGGTCTCGACTTTATCATGATAGATTATCTTCAACTTATGGAAGGTGATACTCAGGGAGAAAGTAGACAACAGGAAATATCTAAAATATCTAGATCTTTAAAGATACTTGCTAAAGAACTAAATTGTCCTGTAATTGCATTATCTCAGCTTTCTCGTGCACCAGAATTAAGAGCAGATCATAGACCTATACTTTCAGACCTTAGAGAATCTGGAGCCATAGAGCAGGATGCTGATATAGTAATGTTTCTTTATAGAGATGAATACTATCACCCTGATTCTGAAAAGAAGAGTATTGGTGAAATAATAATTGCAAAGCACAGACATGGAGAAACTGGAACAGTTGAGCTTGCTTGGCTAGGAGAGTTTCAAAAATTCCACAATTTATCTAGAAATATGTAG
- the rplI gene encoding 50S ribosomal protein L9, with protein MKVILLKDIKGTGKKGDVINASDGYARNYLFPRKLAKEATAGNMKVLNEQNTAKKIKADKEYEDAKVLGENMKELVLTLYSKAGKDGRLFGSITSKDIATELKKKHKIDVDKRKVLIDESIKCLGARYVDIKIHPKVVARITVDVKEKN; from the coding sequence ATGAAAGTTATTTTATTAAAGGATATAAAAGGAACAGGTAAAAAGGGAGATGTAATAAATGCTAGTGATGGATATGCAAGAAATTACTTGTTCCCAAGAAAATTAGCTAAAGAAGCAACTGCAGGAAATATGAAGGTATTAAATGAACAAAATACAGCTAAGAAGATAAAGGCTGATAAAGAATATGAAGATGCTAAAGTATTAGGAGAAAATATGAAGGAGCTTGTTTTGACTTTATATTCTAAGGCTGGAAAAGATGGAAGATTATTTGGATCTATCACTTCAAAGGATATAGCTACAGAGTTAAAGAAAAAGCATAAGATAGATGTAGATAAGAGAAAAGTATTAATAGACGAGTCTATTAAGTGTTTAGGAGCAAGATATGTTGATATAAAAATACATCCTAAGGTTGTTGCTAGAATAACTGTAGATGTTAAAGAAAAAAATTAA